ttccaggacagctagtgctagacagagaaagcctgtcttgaaaaaacaggggggggggggggtgcggccCACGGggaaggacccaagttcattcccagcacccaatcaGGCAGCCTACAACCACctgtactccagctccaggaggacgTGGCGACTCTGCTGTGTGAGCGTGAGCGGCACCCACACTGGTGCACACACCCgtagacacatgcacataattaaaatgtggtGAGCACTAGCCTCTCCCTGGTGATTACCCAGTCTATGACTAGACCAGAAAGTGAGCATGGAAGACAGGTGACAGTGTCTGCCCCACAGGCTGCTGTAAGAGGTACAAATCACTACCATCAAATGTGACTAGGTAGTAAAATTACTAGTCAGACCAAGGCACTACGGGAAGCCAGGAAAGTACCTAATCTGGGCCTGAAGGTGGAGAAAGGCTTAGgtaagcagagaaaatgaactacatttttaaagcaaaattatgCCGACCTGCAAAATCTGTAGGATTCCAACAGAACACCTGGCATGTGCAAGATGGGAGATTTGCTGACGGAATCCTATGGCTGGACAGGAAAGACCCTGCACAGCACATTACAGAGTAATCTTACAAACAAGTAGGGGAAGGAgcgatggctcagcggttaagagcactggctgctcttccagaggtcctgagttcaactcccaacagccacatggtggctcacaactgtctgtaatgggatctaatgcccacttctggcctgcaggcacacgagcagaatagagcactcatacacatacacacacacaccacacaaaacaacaacaaaaaaaaaaaaaaaaaaaaaaaaaaaaaaccctgtgattATGCCAGACCcacccaggagaaagaaaaaacaaacaaacaaacaagcaagcaacctTAGAAacaagagatagaggcaggcagaactgagtctgaggccagctcgGTCAccaaattccaagccagccagaaacATGATGCGATGTCCTAAACCCCATTTATGTACACATGGAGGTCCACCCTGGGGTCTTCCTCCACTgcagttgcccccccccccagacaggctCTATGTAGCCGTggctgggagtgctgggattcaagttcACCCCACCACACTCGGcttcctcctcattttcttcatGCAGGGTCCTTTACCAATTCCCACAGATCGGCTGGGCTGGCCAACAAGACactggaatcctcctgcctctaccaccctaGTGCCAGGGTTACAGCACTCAGCATGTTGCCTTGTTAAATAAGCAGAGATGCTGGAGATGAAAGTCAGGTCATAAATCCTACACAGTAAGCactcaagccatctctccagccctaaaaaaaaaattttaaaaaatcccatcTTAAAAACAGAGCTGGCAGAATGGtccagcaggtaaagatgcttacCCACCaggcctgacgacctgagttctaTACTAGTGACgagacttgtcctctgacctctatgtgtgCCTGCCGAGGAGggcagagacggctcaggggtGACTTGCACTCGCTACTCTTGTGCAGGACCTGCTCAGTTCCCACACTGTGgtaagtggctcacaaccactgcaGAACTACAACTTccgggatccaacgccctctcctggcctccaccagCCCCTGCACTAAGGTGCACAGAGATGTACACAATTTACAAGTAAATCTTTCAAGATAAAGAGGGGCAAGGGAGGTGGCTCTGCAGACTAGAAGAACCTGCTGTGCGGGCCTGGTGGCCTCCgtgtgatccccaggacccacagtcaAAGGAGAGAAAGACCCCTGCAAAGTTGTCCTTGGAACCCCACTCAAGCCCACACTCCCACACATCATACACAACAGGACAGCGATTCTTCTGAGTGCGGAGATActgcatcaggaggcagagacaggaaggtggcatcaagtctgaggccagtgtgGTTTACAGTGAGTGctgggccagccaggactatacagtaagattctggagagagagagagagagagagagagagagagagagagagagagagagagagagagagagaggagagagagaggagagagagagagagagacagacagagagacagacagagagagagacagagagagggagacagagagagggagacagagagagagacagagagacagacagagagagagacagagagagagagagatgcagggagcaaggaagggagagaaggagtggggagggagggagaatgagagaCCTGGTATGTTAGCTGCCTCAGGATTCCTGAGGTATCTCAGCTCCCTGCCAATACAGCTCAGAGACCCACCACCCACACCCTATACATAGGGAATGGTATTGTAACACTCCAAGTATGAGTCGTGCGGagggaattctgagtgcttgtgagaaaatggCCAAAAACAAGAGTTTTGTGATCTGTGTTTCTTCAGAAACTCGaagttgttcttggaatgtgctttcatgACCCTCCCAGGTGTAACTTCGGATAACTCATTACAACTGACTAGGGCCTTATTTCTTAtctgcctctatggaaaaacgtgcttctgcctcctgcagcTTGTCTTTGCTTTGTACACTCTAcgaaggtgattttttttttttttccctcgagacagggtttctctgtgtagttttggtgcctgtcctggatctcactctgtagaagcGAGAACTAACAGAcaccctcctggctctgcctcccaagtgctgggattaaaggcgtgtgccgccgccgccaccgccgccgccgccgcccaggtGATTATTCTTAACACTCAGGGTATAAACTGTCTAATGTTATAAAtgaagttggctattgcatgagactttgttccacctcatttttaggctccattCTCCCGGGTTCCACTGCCGTTACAGCAGTAAacaaaacagttaacaaaaaacAAGCCCAGCCAAGACTTACCTAAGTTCTTTAAACTCTGCAGAGacactctgtcttcttcctcatcACTGTTGAGGAAATCAGCTACAGACTCATCATCATCTGAGGAGTGCAGAGCATAACCAACTGGTCAGGACAGCCATGTTGAcaacgtgtgtgcatgtgtgtgacagtgagGGGCACACCAGTAGTCACAGTCAAATAAAACGAACAGCCCGCTTTTCTGATTTCACAATTCAACACCCCCTcttgccgggcattggtggcacatgcctttaatcccagcactcaggaggcagagccaggtggatctctgtgagtccgggacaggctccaaagctacacagagaaactctgtctcaaaaaaaccaaaaaaataaaaataaataaaagtaaattaaggggaaaaaaaaaaaaaaacgcaaacACCCCGTCTTGCAGGACAGGGAAGGTAGCAGAATAGCAACTGTGCTCCACAAGTGTGTGATGGTTCATGTTTCCTGTGGTTTACAGGCGAGAAGTCTGGTTTTGCagggttttttaaaatttgtttatcaTACAATAATAAgtattattattcatattttttatttattatgtatatagtgttctgcctgcatggatgcctgctggccagaagagggcaccagatctcattacagatggttgtgagctccatgtggttgctgggaattgaactcaggacctctggtaaGAGCAAACAGTAtgtttaacctctgagccatctctccagcccagatttgtgggttgtttttttttttttttttctctgtgcaattttgctgcctgtcctggatctcgctctgtagaccaggctggcctcgaactaacagagatcctcctggctctgcctcccgagtgctgggattaaaggcgtgcgccaccaccgccaccgggCCAGTTTTGTAGTTCTTAACACCCTACCTGCCCTGTCATGACTCCAGGCCTGTGATGGACCAGTGAATTAGACCCCGTACAACCCTGCCAAACACGACCCCCGCACAGAGATGCCCAGGCCCACACAGGACAAAAGGCCCATCCCCTTTCTGTGACCCCTTTGTGATACAAGAGGAGCAGCTTGCAGAGCCATGATCCTCAGGAGGCACTGTGGACAGATGACTACATGGACGCATGAACCAGGAGTGGAATGACAGCCCATTACTGCTCTAAACTCTAAGACTCCAGCAGTTCAAAGGAGGCCTCCCACGTGCGCCTACCAGGGCTCAACACAAACCCCAGGCCCCTGCCCCTTCCTGGAACCATGCTTCAGGATGCTCTCAGCACCACCGGTGACAACCTGTGACCCACCCTGACGCTAAAGCTGCCACTCCAAGCCCATCCTTCTGCACCCTGCCCATccgcctctctcctctcctttccgcGTACTGTCTTTGAAATCCCTCTATCTTTGAAATCCCTCGTCGCTTGCTCGTTGAAATCGACCGCCTCACCTTTGTTTTCCTCAGGCTCTGTATTCACAGGAGCCACTGTTCTTCTGTTCTCAACAGGACGGATTTCCGGGTTGCACTGCTCTGAGAGAGACACAAATTTcaggcatacacaaacacaacctCTCCGTGCCAGCGGCAAGGCTGCAGCTCCCCCTCAAGCCGGGGAGAGGCATCTGTACGAGgtagagatggagagggagggcaggTCACATGGAGCGATGAGCCAAAGAAAACCCTGGGTAATTCTGAGTCCGGCAGACGGGCTGTAGAAGCTGTAGGTGCCCCCACCCTAACTTCACAGGACTTTCCCCAGGATTAATGGAGGCAGTGACTTCCACAGCATCACATTTTCTCAGCAGTTTCACGCATGCTACCGTGTGCAACGAGGGATACAGATGACTCCCACATCTGTTAGTCATGGAAGACACTACAGAGATGGATGAGGTAAGAAGGGTCTGGCCTGAGGCCTCCTGAGGAAGCCCAGAGACTTAAAGGAGAAAGCTTTGGCAGGCAGAGGAGGAGCGTTtttggaagggagagagaggtctGTGCCTGGGATGGGGGAAAACAGAGTaacaaagacacagagaccagGCTGCATGTGCACcagtgcctctggaggccagagggagtCAGGGCCCctgaagtggagttacaggtgtttgggaACCCCAAACATGCGTGCTGCGAGCCAAACTCAGGTCGCCTGGAAGAGCGCCAAGCGCACTTAACTGTTCAACCATCCCTCCAGTCCtagaacttttttttgttgttgttgttgttgtttttgtttttcgaaacagggtttctctgtatagctttgcgcctttcctggaactcgctttggagaccaggctggcctcgaactcacagagatccacctgcctctgcctcccaagtgctgggattaaagatgtgcaccaccactgcccggctgtagaacttttttttaattgcaaacaAAAtagaccaaaaataaataaataaataaataaaaaagttaagagttccagggcagccagggttacacagagatacctgtcttgaaaaacaaaacattgttaaATTCTTGTTAGAAATAATTGAGGCCACACGCATGCTGCCAACGAGACCCAGagcctcgtgcatgctaggcaaatgctacTGATGACCAAAAGTTCCCgctgattttttggggggagggctgtgggtttttgttttttgtttatctttttcaagacaagataaTAAGTACTCTGTGTAGtactggctctcctggaaccaggctgtcctcgaactcagagatccaattgcctctgcttcctcaatGCTGATATTAAAAACGGAAAAATCTAAACCAGGTGGGATgacacacctgtaaacccagccctAGAGGGATCTagggcaggaagacagagaattAAGTAAATCCAGggtcagcctggaatacataagaCCCTATtaccaaaaaagggggggggggcggtatttGTAGATGTATATGCACAAGTAAATACTTATACTGTACACAAAGTGTGCTCACATTATACACATAACTTACCAGGTGTCAGCCTTTCTCAGTCTCAATATGAAGccaaactggcctgaaacttgtagggatcctcctgcctcagcctcccccacGCTGGAGTTACAAGTCTGCACCATCACCTCCAAATGACCCCCACCCACTACCCCCATTTAacggttttgtttttatttgtgcatatatgcAGCAGTGCACAGGTGCCGCTGAGGCCAGACAGGAGCATCAGGTACCCTGGTAATGGACCTACAGGTTGCCTAAATAgtaggtgggtgctaggaaccaaactcagatctaGAAAAGCAACAAGAGGCTCTTAATGGCAAAGCCGTCTCTCCATCTCCAGGTTTTTTCTCAATAGGTCAGTAACTTGTCTTAGCCAGAcctggtggcacaggtctgtactcctataatcctagcatttggggtAGAGAAGGCAAGATCATGGTAAGTTTGAGGGCATCCtggacaatataaaaaaaaaaaaaaaaaaaaaggacctgtctcaaaataccacacacaggccgggcggtggtggcgcacgcctttaatcccagcactcgggaggcagaggcaggcggatctctgtgagttcgaggccagcctggtctaccaagtgagttccaggaaaggcgcaaagctacacagagaaaccctgtctcgaaaaacaaaaaaaaaaaaaaaaaaaaataccacacacagaaaaagaaaacgtCTCTTTGTAAACAATAAACAACCgttattttaaagacagaaacgCTGCTGGTTAATCCACCTCGGCCAGGCAGCTTCCGCAATAGCAAAGAGCTACAATagaatgctggggggggggggcacgacaGCTAGGGCTGACTTTTTTCCAACAAAGCAGTTAACCTgctttggtttgagacaggatctcagtctgtagcccaggctggccttgacctcatggGAATCCTGCTTCGGGCTCCTGTGTACTAGGATTACCGGTCATGGGGCCCTGTCGAGTGCAAGGAAGGGCCGAGGGCTGCGACCGCGGTCAAGGGTCTTCCTTACCTTTGTGCTTCTGGAAACAAGTGACCGAGCAGCTGTAACAAGAAAGACAGGCGCCGTCAGCCCTGGCGGCCGCAACACGCCCCTCTGGCCGGCAGCCCCCGGCCGCAGAACGAGCCTCCCGCCCGCCCGCAGCCCGGGCCTCCCTCCTGGCCCGGTGCTCGCGCTCCCCAAGCCCCATGAGCCCCGGCTTACTAGGGCACGCGGCAAACCGGGCAGCGGTATTTCGGCTTCTCCAAACAGATGACGCAGACCACAGTTTTGCAGTTCAGCGACGCCATGGCTCCCCGAAGACCCCACGCTGCAAGCCCTGCTCTCCCTTTTACCCAAGCAAGGACCAATCACAGCGCTCCGCACTTCTTGGCAGGCAAAAGCAGTGGCTTGATCCTGTTCACTCTTCCAGGCCTCACAAGTAGAGAGTCGATACATTCGATAGCCATTTAAGCAAGTGCCTCCGAGTTTTCTCAAGCCATGGAACTCAGGAACCTTCTGACTCTCCATCCATAGCGTTGCCATCACAAGTGTGCCCCGCCACGCCCAGTCAAAGACATTCTTTTTAAGTTATATGTTTACGTGTGCGCCTGTGTCAGTAAGTGCCATTGCCctgagaggccagaaaaggacgtcagatcccctggagctagagacaGGCAGTTTTGAACCACCTACCTactgtgggtattgggaactgaactcggattCTCTGgcacagcagcaagtgctccttcTTCCAGCCCAGAAGTCTTGAGGTTGGGCCGCTGGCAAATGTTTATTGAACTTCGGCTGTGAGTCCTACAATGTCCAGATACTGGGGGATGGTTAGAAAACGGTCTCTTCCCTAGGAGCATAGGGCTTGTagtgaagacagaagagagaaaggacaaaGGACGCGAGACTCGTTTTTAGGGTCAAGCCCTGTATTTGCATGACTCTGAGAATGAGTGTTCTTTAACTATCGCCctaccatcccccaccccaggttCATCTCAGTTCACTCCACTACCAGCTGTGGCAGGGTAGACTGACCACAGAGCAGATCAGTGGCCTCTAGGCTAATGAGTCAGGATAGATGGGCTATGATTGGTCTCGAAGGCCACACTAGACTTTAGGTATAAACAGTGtcatggttgtttgttttgttttttgagacagggtcctggctggccttgaactcacagagatctaccagtcTCTGCCTATCAAgtgtggaattaaaggtgtgtgtcatcacactcTGCTCAAAGTCCTATTTTTTTATGAACCTTGCTCCTCCTTGAAGCTCTGAGTTTGGCCAAACCTAACCTCTGCTCCCAGGACCTTAAATCATGCTCCTCCCAAATGCCTTCTCTTTTAtgttgtctgttcagtctctagggtccctttgtttgtttgtttggtttttttgagacagggtttctctgtgtaacagccctggctgtcatggaactcactctgtagaccagactagcctcaaattcacagagatccacctgcctctgcctcccaaatgttgggattaaaggtgtgcaccaccactgcccagcttttagggttcttttttttttttttaataatggtgCCCACGAGCGTCTGAGCTTGCTGAgacatgttgtttgttttttgctctttggggggggggggcactgcccagctcccaaataaatcacacatggaggcatattcttaattattaatggccggccttagcttggcttagtttctagccagcttttcttaactttaaattcccctctaccttttgcctctggacttttcccattctcttgcttctgtgaatcttactctgactccatggcttgctgtgtaactgggtaGCTGAccactggagtcctcctcctcctctggctccttcttcactcctccacctctcttctccctcctcccagatttctccttctatttaccctctttgcctgccagccccgcctatttctctctcctgcctcgctattggctgctcagctcttcattagaccatcaggtgttttagccaggcacagtaacacagcttcacggagttaaacaaatgcaacatagacaaaaggaacataccttaaaataatattccacagagATGATCTGCTACAACATAGGTGATGCCTGGAGTCCTGACTCTTGCTCCCTGCGTGTGTGTCTTAGAGGCTTGGTTGCCGCCGCCGAGACCTTTCATCAATTAGAGTGGATGCCCAGGCCTGAGTTCTTCAGCTATTGAGAGTCAAAAGGAAAGGATACATAACAGGATTTGTACTCCGTAGCTGGCAAAAGGGTTGTTTCTATGATATTTGGAAGGACTCTAATCTCCTGGATTTCTGCTACTGACTCCACCAGCACAGGCTGCTAAGTCTTGGGTCCAAAGGTCAAGACAGCCCAGTACAATTCTGTGTCTGCCTCAGGAGGAAGTATGGGAAATGAGCGAGAATCCTTTggtatcactttttaaaaatgatttactttatgtgcattgatgtcttgcctgcatgtacatctgtgtgaggatgtaggatcctctagaactggagttatagacaattgtgagctgccatgtgggtgctgggaattgaacccaggtcctctggaagagcagccagcactcttaaccgctgagccatctctccagcccctggtatCACTTCTTGACCATGGGAATGCTGTCCAGGCCCAGGTGCCAAAGCGGAAGGGCCCTTGGGCCGTCTTTCTTTGCTTCCATCAGCCGCCTGTTGCTTAGGATCCAATACGCACCGCACTGACCCACTGACATTTCACATTGCTATTCTTCAACAGTTGTACCCGCTCTGGTTTGAACCTGAATCTTCCCAGAAGGTCTAAATTAATGTGGGATAGCCAGAGAAGGCCAGCAACTCATCCATGACCGCATTTGAATCTGTGTCGTGGGTGGCGAGGGTAGAAATTTTCACTGACCACTCCAGATTTTTACTGTGTGTTGTATGTAAAGGCTGAGGCTGGGAATCTCTCCTAAGCACACTTCCTGTGGAAGAGATGCTGCTCCCTCTATTCGGGAGCTTCGGGGATCACAGTCAGTCTTTCTTCAATGTCCAGGGCAGAAAAGGAAGTGTGATGGGGACCAGGTTGGGGAATACCGAGAAGACGGAACTGTATGACTCCATCATCTAGTTGTCCACACTTGAGGTCCCAAAGAGAGCACCCTAGCTCTGTACACACTCCTATCAGAACCATCTCAGATGCCACCTACTCCTCGTCACGAGC
This Peromyscus leucopus breed LL Stock chromosome 8b, UCI_PerLeu_2.1, whole genome shotgun sequence DNA region includes the following protein-coding sequences:
- the Znhit3 gene encoding zinc finger HIT domain-containing protein 3, producing the protein MASLNCKTVVCVICLEKPKYRCPVCRVPYCSVTCFQKHKEQCNPEIRPVENRRTVAPVNTEPEENKDDDESVADFLNSDEEEDRVSLQSLKNLGESATLRSLLLNPHLRQLMVNLDQGDDKAQLMKACMQEPLFVEFADCCLGIVEPSHNRDS